In Pseudomonas sp. R76, one genomic interval encodes:
- a CDS encoding DUF6957 family protein, producing the protein MVSPKEHGLLGEEGIELQGSELTLDEAVALARKRYKWMPLCAVEEWTILDAIVTDEERAKVTAAGCQPMFMFAHKVVHDEQRRFEPGHWVRSSMGTAFKEGYLFETRNTVYVLLGPGHRKSASIEAIFSLF; encoded by the coding sequence GTGGTTAGTCCCAAGGAGCATGGTTTGCTGGGGGAGGAGGGCATTGAGCTGCAAGGTTCCGAACTTACCCTCGACGAAGCCGTCGCGTTGGCCAGAAAGCGCTACAAATGGATGCCTCTCTGCGCCGTAGAAGAGTGGACGATCCTAGACGCCATCGTCACCGACGAAGAGCGAGCGAAAGTTACCGCCGCAGGCTGCCAGCCAATGTTTATGTTTGCCCACAAAGTTGTGCACGACGAGCAGCGGCGTTTCGAACCAGGTCATTGGGTGCGCTCAAGCATGGGCACCGCTTTCAAGGAAGGCTACCTATTCGAAACACGCAACACGGTCTACGTCTTGCTCGGGCCAGGCCATCGTAAGTCTGCTTCTATCGAAGCGATATTTTCCCTTTTCTGA
- a CDS encoding helix-turn-helix domain-containing protein, whose protein sequence is MSLRHSYAAVLRLLRTQKGLLQANLAGSLTQANISSLELAKNSATVDMSVQIAAALKVEPITLLALAVASHEKRTVREVLLASLAEVETLSLADVQLPTEPQPLTTAVVKEARKKWLAVQDLKARGFSQSQAAKELGIPGSTLRRLWNRKSDG, encoded by the coding sequence ATGTCTCTGCGCCACTCCTACGCGGCAGTGCTTCGACTGCTACGCACTCAGAAAGGGCTGCTCCAGGCAAACCTCGCTGGCTCACTGACGCAAGCAAACATAAGTAGCCTCGAACTCGCCAAGAATTCAGCCACAGTCGATATGAGCGTTCAGATCGCTGCTGCCCTCAAAGTAGAGCCCATCACTCTTCTCGCACTTGCTGTCGCATCTCACGAAAAACGCACAGTGCGTGAGGTTCTCCTGGCTTCTCTGGCCGAAGTCGAAACCCTGAGTCTCGCAGACGTGCAACTGCCCACCGAACCTCAGCCTTTGACAACAGCAGTGGTCAAAGAGGCCCGCAAAAAATGGCTGGCGGTTCAGGATCTGAAAGCACGAGGATTCAGTCAGTCGCAGGCCGCAAAGGAGCTTGGAATTCCGGGTTCCACCTTGCGCCGGCTTTGGAATCGAAAATCTGACGGCTGA
- a CDS encoding SPOR domain-containing protein encodes MAMAVLALAGCGEGKPVEAPKAKPAVTESQPQTGAIAAQEWDVWVGPPDHKLQAITDLTAWLLEHGFNFYIVKEDGKDQVLLGPFASKAEAEAKQALLTEKLARAKKNDTESQVIEHKTAQ; translated from the coding sequence ATGGCAATGGCGGTGTTGGCATTGGCCGGTTGCGGTGAAGGCAAACCTGTCGAAGCGCCCAAGGCCAAGCCTGCCGTGACTGAAAGCCAGCCACAAACCGGTGCGATTGCCGCCCAGGAATGGGACGTGTGGGTTGGGCCGCCGGACCACAAGCTGCAGGCGATCACCGACCTGACCGCCTGGTTGCTGGAGCATGGTTTCAATTTTTATATCGTGAAGGAAGACGGCAAGGATCAGGTATTGCTGGGGCCGTTCGCCAGTAAGGCCGAAGCCGAAGCCAAGCAGGCGTTGTTGACCGAAAAACTGGCACGCGCCAAGAAGAACGACACCGAGTCGCAGGTCATCGAGCACAAGACTGCGCAGTAA
- the csrA gene encoding carbon storage regulator CsrA: protein MLILTRKVGESINIGDDITITILGVSGQQVRIGINAPKDVAVHREEIYQRIQAGLTAPDKNQTP, encoded by the coding sequence ATGCTTATACTCACCCGCAAAGTCGGTGAAAGCATAAACATCGGTGATGACATCACGATCACCATTCTGGGCGTTAGCGGCCAGCAAGTACGAATCGGCATCAACGCACCCAAGGACGTTGCCGTGCATCGCGAGGAGATTTACCAGCGCATCCAGGCCGGCCTGACTGCTCCGGACAAAAACCAGACTCCTTGA
- a CDS encoding HAD-IA family hydrolase codes for MSISGPAAFTQRFRAFLFDMDGTLLNSIAAAERVWSIWAERHGLDVPAFLSTIHGARAIDTITRQALPDVDPEVEAQWITEAELNDVEGVVAIPGAVEFLNRLPGSQWALVTSAPKELALRRLQAAGISPPQVLVTAEDVAIGKPDPAGYVLGAQRLGVPVQDCLVFEDATVGIRAGEAAGAAVVVVTSTHLKPMATAHASIDGYEQLQVERDDDGLLSLHRVAD; via the coding sequence GTGTCCATTTCAGGCCCCGCCGCATTTACCCAACGCTTCCGCGCCTTTCTATTCGATATGGACGGGACCTTGCTCAACTCCATCGCCGCTGCCGAGCGGGTGTGGAGTATTTGGGCTGAACGCCATGGCCTGGATGTGCCGGCCTTTCTGAGCACAATTCATGGCGCGCGGGCCATCGACACCATCACCCGTCAGGCGCTCCCCGACGTCGACCCTGAGGTTGAAGCGCAGTGGATTACCGAGGCTGAGTTGAATGATGTCGAGGGTGTGGTTGCGATTCCCGGCGCGGTTGAATTCCTGAACCGGTTGCCCGGCAGTCAATGGGCGTTGGTGACGTCTGCACCCAAGGAGCTGGCATTACGCCGGTTGCAAGCGGCGGGTATTTCGCCGCCGCAGGTGCTGGTCACGGCCGAGGATGTCGCTATCGGCAAACCGGACCCCGCCGGTTATGTGCTGGGTGCACAACGCCTGGGTGTACCCGTGCAGGACTGCCTGGTGTTCGAGGATGCGACGGTGGGAATTCGGGCCGGGGAGGCGGCGGGAGCAGCGGTGGTGGTGGTGACCTCGACGCACCTGAAGCCCATGGCTACGGCACATGCATCGATCGATGGCTATGAGCAGCTGCAGGTCGAGCGCGATGATGACGGCCTGTTGAGTTTGCACCGCGTGGCGGACTGA
- a CDS encoding alpha/beta fold hydrolase, translated as MKPASKLCLIAASLLMLGTATAMAGTVAPVKANNVVLVHGSWADGSSWSEVITRLQAAGLHVTAVQNPLTSVADDVAATNRVLDQQDGPTVLVGHSYAGTVVSDAGVNPKVSALVYVAARAPDANEDFVALSAKYPTMPVRAGVEDHDGYLTLSQDAFLKYFAADVPRAKALELYAVQQPITKTLFSGRTVNAAWHTKPSWYAVSSNDQTINPDLERFLAKRMNASTIELPSSHLSLVSHAKEITDLILEASGRQP; from the coding sequence ATGAAACCTGCAAGCAAACTCTGCCTGATCGCCGCCAGCCTGCTGATGCTGGGCACCGCCACCGCGATGGCCGGCACCGTCGCACCGGTCAAAGCCAATAACGTTGTGCTGGTCCACGGTTCCTGGGCTGACGGTTCGAGCTGGTCCGAAGTGATCACCCGGCTTCAGGCCGCCGGCCTGCACGTCACCGCTGTGCAGAACCCGCTGACATCGGTAGCCGATGACGTCGCCGCGACCAATCGCGTGCTGGATCAACAGGACGGTCCTACGGTGCTGGTCGGCCATTCCTACGCTGGCACCGTGGTCAGCGACGCCGGGGTGAACCCGAAGGTCAGCGCTTTGGTGTACGTGGCCGCCCGTGCGCCGGACGCCAACGAAGACTTCGTCGCGCTCTCCGCCAAGTACCCGACCATGCCGGTGCGTGCCGGCGTGGAAGATCACGACGGCTACCTGACCCTGAGCCAGGACGCCTTCCTCAAGTACTTTGCCGCCGATGTGCCGCGCGCCAAAGCCCTGGAGTTGTACGCCGTGCAACAACCGATCACCAAGACCCTGTTCAGCGGCCGTACGGTGAACGCCGCCTGGCACACCAAACCGTCCTGGTACGCGGTGTCGAGCAATGACCAGACCATCAACCCGGACCTGGAACGCTTTCTCGCCAAGCGCATGAACGCCAGCACCATCGAGCTGCCATCGAGCCACTTGTCGCTGGTGTCCCACGCCAAGGAAATCACCGACCTGATCCTCGAAGCGTCGGGTCGCCAGCCTTAA
- a CDS encoding DUF2790 domain-containing protein, whose product MKLFILGFAALLATGSAFAADTTAATNVIHDKTGFFVHLDVDKVLSSTDTYGQCGIVPARLDYLDHQGREHVLDYQVQGIGCASDN is encoded by the coding sequence ATGAAACTGTTTATCCTGGGTTTTGCCGCTTTGCTGGCTACCGGTTCCGCGTTTGCCGCCGACACCACAGCTGCCACTAACGTGATTCACGACAAAACCGGCTTCTTCGTGCACTTGGATGTCGACAAAGTGCTGTCGAGCACCGACACCTATGGCCAATGCGGCATCGTCCCTGCCCGCCTCGACTACCTGGACCACCAGGGCCGCGAACACGTGCTGGACTACCAAGTGCAAGGCATCGGCTGCGCCAGTGACAATTGA
- a CDS encoding heavy metal response regulator transcription factor gives MNILVVEDEPKAGNYLLNGLQELGYSVSLARDGVDGLHQALETPFDVIVLDVMMPKMDGWEVLRRLRKEADTPVLFLTARDDIADRIKGLELGADDYLIKPFSFAELVARLRTLTRRGPSREEEQLHIADLQIDVLKRRVTRAGTRITLTNKEFALLHLFATHQDQVLSRSMIASRVWDMNFDSDTNVVDVAVRRLRLKIDDPFQLKLIHSVRGIGYRFDTQP, from the coding sequence ATGAACATCCTCGTAGTCGAAGACGAACCCAAGGCCGGCAATTACCTGCTCAACGGTCTGCAGGAATTGGGTTACTCCGTGAGCCTTGCCCGCGATGGCGTGGACGGTTTGCACCAGGCGCTGGAAACACCATTCGACGTCATTGTGCTGGATGTGATGATGCCGAAAATGGACGGTTGGGAGGTGCTGCGCCGCTTGCGCAAAGAAGCCGATACGCCGGTGCTGTTCCTGACCGCTCGCGACGACATTGCTGATCGCATCAAGGGCCTGGAACTGGGTGCCGATGATTACCTGATCAAACCGTTCTCTTTCGCCGAGCTGGTGGCGCGCTTGCGCACCCTGACCCGCCGCGGCCCGAGCCGCGAAGAAGAACAGCTGCACATCGCCGACCTGCAAATCGACGTGCTCAAGCGCCGCGTCACCCGCGCCGGTACGCGCATCACCCTGACCAATAAAGAGTTCGCGCTGCTGCACTTGTTTGCGACCCATCAAGACCAAGTGCTGTCACGCTCGATGATCGCCTCGCGGGTCTGGGACATGAACTTCGACAGCGACACCAATGTGGTCGACGTCGCCGTACGGCGCCTGCGCCTGAAAATCGACGACCCGTTCCAGCTCAAGTTGATCCACAGCGTGCGCGGCATTGGCTACCGCTTCGATACCCAGCCATGA
- a CDS encoding heavy metal sensor histidine kinase: MNNRRHYSLTLRLALIFALLAFALLATLGVALYRELERELIKRDDAALIYRADQLRNLLNDSNTLDLIKTKPELFQNMLGNSESVLSIAAPGQKPLLLVNPGNIDMPNVTPVPKNQALGFSDVHHLPGVNGVPFATVAASIDTGDLGSLQVTTGRLMTERTAMLASYRLSVFVLASIAAVILALVGYLLVHRGLLPLRRLARHAQGIGVGNLAERLDSHGTPKELLPMIDSFNTMLERLAKGFVQLGQVSTDMAHELRTPINNLLGETQVALQQHRSIESYQQLLASNVEELERLARMLDNMLFLARTDPVSALRQRQELSAADEVERMADYFEGLASDVQISILAQGEGVIWAEPMLLRRALANLCANAIKYGAPSSQLLIQATPTAEGIRLSVSNRGETIPAEHLPRLFERFYRVDESRERSAQSNGLGLSIVATIMQLHNGRYSVTSEEGVTCFELFFPRREH, encoded by the coding sequence ATGAACAATCGCCGGCATTACTCACTGACCCTGCGCCTGGCGCTGATCTTCGCCTTGCTCGCCTTCGCCCTGCTGGCCACGCTGGGGGTCGCGCTGTATCGCGAGCTTGAGCGCGAACTGATCAAGCGTGACGATGCGGCACTGATCTATCGCGCCGACCAGTTGCGCAACCTGCTCAATGACAGCAACACCCTGGACCTGATCAAGACCAAGCCGGAGCTGTTCCAGAACATGCTGGGCAACAGCGAGTCGGTGCTGAGCATCGCGGCGCCGGGGCAAAAGCCGTTGCTGCTGGTCAACCCGGGCAACATTGACATGCCGAACGTGACGCCCGTACCAAAAAACCAAGCGCTGGGGTTTTCCGATGTGCACCATTTACCCGGCGTAAATGGCGTGCCCTTCGCCACTGTCGCCGCATCCATCGATACCGGCGACCTGGGCAGCCTGCAAGTCACCACCGGGCGCTTGATGACCGAGCGCACCGCCATGCTCGCCAGCTATCGCTTGAGTGTGTTTGTGCTGGCCAGCATCGCGGCAGTCATCCTCGCCCTGGTCGGTTACCTGCTGGTGCACCGTGGGCTGCTGCCGCTGCGGCGCCTGGCCAGGCACGCCCAGGGCATCGGCGTAGGCAACCTGGCCGAACGCCTCGACAGCCACGGTACGCCGAAAGAACTGCTGCCAATGATCGACTCGTTCAACACCATGCTCGAGCGCCTGGCCAAGGGTTTTGTGCAACTGGGCCAGGTGTCTACCGACATGGCTCACGAACTGCGTACGCCGATCAACAACCTGCTGGGCGAAACCCAAGTCGCCCTGCAACAGCACCGCAGCATCGAGAGCTATCAACAATTACTCGCCTCCAATGTTGAAGAGCTCGAGCGCCTGGCGCGGATGCTCGACAACATGCTGTTCCTCGCCCGCACCGACCCGGTCAGCGCGCTGCGCCAACGCCAGGAACTGAGTGCGGCGGATGAAGTGGAACGTATGGCTGACTACTTTGAAGGGTTGGCGAGCGATGTGCAGATCAGCATTCTTGCGCAGGGCGAAGGCGTGATCTGGGCCGAACCGATGCTGTTGCGCCGGGCGCTGGCAAACCTGTGTGCCAACGCCATCAAGTACGGCGCGCCGAGTTCGCAGCTGTTGATCCAGGCGACGCCCACTGCTGAAGGCATCAGGCTGAGTGTCAGCAACCGCGGCGAGACCATTCCTGCCGAGCATCTGCCCAGGCTGTTCGAGCGGTTTTATCGGGTGGATGAGTCGCGGGAACGTTCGGCGCAGTCCAATGGATTGGGGCTGTCGATTGTCGCGACCATCATGCAGTTGCATAACGGTCGCTACAGCGTCACCAGTGAAGAAGGCGTGACATGTTTTGAGTTGTTCTTTCCTCGGCGGGAACACTGA
- the pcp gene encoding pyroglutamyl-peptidase I, whose product MQTVLLTGFEPFDQDLINPSWEAARQLDGVQLAEDVQIVARRLPCAFATAGECLAELIAELRPVMVIATGLGPGRSDLSMERVAINVNDARIPDNLGAQPVDTAVVAGGPAAYFSTLPIKAMVKAVREAGVAASVSQTAGTFVCNQVFYLLQHALAGTAIRSGFIHVPPMPEQVTGVAQPSMALETLVKGLRVAVQAAWGTQVDIAQTGGQVS is encoded by the coding sequence ATGCAAACAGTACTGCTGACGGGCTTCGAGCCCTTTGACCAAGACCTGATCAACCCATCCTGGGAGGCCGCACGCCAGTTGGATGGCGTGCAACTGGCCGAGGATGTGCAAATTGTGGCGCGTCGCCTGCCCTGCGCGTTTGCCACGGCGGGGGAGTGCCTGGCCGAGCTGATCGCCGAGCTGCGTCCGGTGATGGTCATCGCCACGGGGCTCGGGCCTGGGCGCAGTGATTTATCCATGGAGCGGGTGGCGATCAACGTGAATGATGCACGTATCCCCGACAACCTGGGCGCGCAACCTGTAGACACGGCGGTGGTGGCCGGCGGGCCGGCAGCCTATTTCAGCACGTTGCCGATCAAGGCCATGGTCAAGGCCGTGCGCGAGGCGGGGGTTGCAGCGTCGGTTTCGCAGACGGCGGGAACCTTCGTGTGTAACCAGGTGTTTTACCTGTTGCAGCACGCACTTGCCGGTACGGCAATACGCAGTGGTTTTATCCATGTGCCCCCCATGCCGGAACAGGTCACTGGCGTGGCGCAGCCTTCGATGGCATTGGAGACATTGGTTAAAGGTTTACGGGTTGCGGTTCAGGCGGCTTGGGGCACGCAAGTGGACATCGCGCAAACCGGAGGGCAGGTCAGCTGA
- a CDS encoding DUF979 domain-containing protein, whose translation MIISIQYLYWLAGVLLLITAGMILLDRTHPKRWSTALFWLLFAIPFLVGERLPSVVIGAGVVVMALIAGLGGVGRGKHAELHDKASRASAGRLGHKLFIPALAIPLTTVIGSVLLKHTEIGGVPLLDPKNTTFVSLGIGCLIALGLACWLTRDTPVQALRESRRLTEALGWAMVLPQMLAMLGLLFNEAGVGTAVAHVTTTYINLDFKLVAVMVYVLGMALFTVIMGNGFAAFPVMTGGVGVPVLVGIYGGNPAVMAAIGMFSGYCGTLMTPMAANFNIVPAALLELPDKNAVIKAQIPTALMMLVVNIVLLYLLM comes from the coding sequence ATGATCATCTCGATTCAATACCTGTATTGGCTTGCCGGTGTTTTGCTGCTGATTACTGCGGGCATGATCCTGCTCGATCGAACCCACCCGAAGCGCTGGTCGACCGCGTTGTTCTGGCTGCTGTTCGCTATTCCGTTCCTGGTCGGGGAGCGCTTGCCGTCGGTGGTTATCGGTGCCGGTGTGGTGGTGATGGCATTGATTGCAGGCTTGGGCGGCGTCGGCCGCGGCAAACATGCCGAATTGCATGACAAAGCGTCTCGCGCGAGTGCCGGTCGTTTGGGGCACAAATTGTTTATCCCGGCGCTGGCCATTCCCCTGACCACGGTGATTGGTTCGGTACTGCTCAAACACACCGAAATCGGCGGCGTGCCGCTGCTGGACCCGAAAAACACCACCTTTGTGTCGTTGGGCATTGGTTGCCTGATCGCCCTCGGCCTGGCGTGCTGGCTGACCCGCGACACACCGGTACAAGCCTTGCGCGAGTCCCGGCGCCTGACCGAGGCCCTGGGTTGGGCCATGGTGTTGCCGCAAATGCTGGCGATGCTCGGGCTGCTGTTCAATGAAGCTGGAGTCGGCACGGCTGTCGCTCATGTCACCACCACCTATATCAACCTGGATTTCAAGTTGGTGGCGGTAATGGTCTATGTGTTGGGCATGGCCTTGTTTACGGTGATCATGGGTAACGGTTTTGCGGCATTCCCGGTCATGACCGGAGGTGTCGGCGTGCCGGTGCTGGTGGGCATCTATGGCGGTAACCCGGCGGTGATGGCGGCGATCGGCATGTTCTCCGGCTATTGCGGTACGCTGATGACGCCGATGGCGGCCAACTTCAATATCGTCCCGGCGGCGTTGCTGGAACTGCCGGACAAAAATGCGGTGATCAAGGCGCAAATTCCGACGGCGTTGATGATGCTGGTGGTGAATATTGTCCTGCTTTATCTGTTGATGTGA
- a CDS encoding DUF969 domain-containing protein yields the protein MQTVVNLWPLIGVLVIVVGFVLRFNPLLVVTAAAIATGLAAHFPLEKILASMGDGFLQTRALQLILLLPLAVIGLLERHGLRLHAQNWIARFERATVGRLLIIYLFVRESTAAMGLTSLGGHPQMVRPLLAPMAEGAAEKRYGKLPDKLRHKVLAMCAATDNVGLFFGEDIFVAFGAIALMHTFLLGSGIDVEPLHIAVWGIPTAICAFIIHAIRLHRFDRRLTREMTSAATPVEAAQ from the coding sequence ATGCAAACTGTTGTGAACCTATGGCCGTTGATCGGCGTACTTGTCATCGTGGTTGGCTTCGTCTTGCGCTTCAATCCGCTGTTGGTGGTGACTGCTGCCGCCATCGCTACCGGGCTCGCCGCCCACTTCCCGTTGGAAAAAATCCTCGCCAGCATGGGTGATGGTTTCCTTCAGACCCGCGCGCTGCAACTGATCCTGTTATTGCCCCTGGCGGTCATTGGCCTGCTCGAGCGCCATGGTCTGCGTCTGCATGCGCAAAACTGGATAGCGCGTTTCGAGCGCGCCACGGTCGGACGTTTGTTGATCATCTACCTGTTTGTGCGCGAGTCCACGGCGGCCATGGGGCTGACCAGCCTGGGCGGGCACCCGCAAATGGTGCGGCCGCTGCTGGCGCCGATGGCCGAAGGGGCGGCGGAAAAACGCTACGGCAAGCTGCCGGACAAACTACGCCACAAAGTATTGGCCATGTGCGCGGCGACCGATAACGTCGGGCTGTTTTTTGGCGAAGACATCTTTGTCGCCTTTGGTGCGATTGCGCTGATGCACACCTTCCTGCTGGGCTCGGGCATTGACGTGGAACCGTTGCACATTGCGGTGTGGGGCATCCCGACGGCGATCTGTGCGTTTATCATCCATGCGATTCGCCTGCATCGGTTTGATCGAAGACTCACGCGTGAAATGACATCCGCCGCCACGCCTGTGGAGGCAGCGCAATGA
- a CDS encoding GNAT family N-acetyltransferase, with protein MEVSFDVTAQEREDILKPLRAYNTRHIGDIKFESVGILLRDSTSRAVVGGLYGSISLGWLFVELLSVPQEMRAQGTGRRLMRAAEALARQKGCIGIWLDTFSFQAPEFYRKQGFSEVGHIADYPAGHQRYFFQKRLA; from the coding sequence ATGGAAGTGTCGTTCGATGTGACGGCGCAGGAGCGTGAGGACATCCTCAAACCGTTGAGGGCTTACAACACCCGCCATATCGGTGACATCAAGTTTGAATCGGTCGGCATTTTGTTACGTGATTCGACCAGTCGAGCGGTGGTAGGCGGGCTCTATGGGAGCATTTCTTTAGGATGGTTGTTCGTTGAACTCCTGAGCGTTCCGCAAGAGATGCGCGCCCAAGGTACCGGTAGGCGTTTGATGCGCGCCGCCGAGGCGTTAGCTCGGCAAAAGGGCTGCATCGGGATCTGGCTGGATACGTTCAGCTTCCAGGCGCCGGAATTTTATCGAAAGCAAGGCTTCAGCGAGGTGGGTCATATCGCTGACTACCCTGCGGGCCACCAACGCTATTTTTTCCAAAAGCGTCTGGCTTGA
- a CDS encoding DHA2 family efflux MFS transporter permease subunit — protein sequence MRLIALVVAVTFFMENLDATVIATALPTMAAAFGVTPVDMNIGITAYILAVAIFIPASSWIADRFGARQVFAGAIIVFTLASLLCGFSQSLEMFVIARVLQGIGGALMVPVGRLAVLRNTDKKDLVNMIAVITWPGLVAPILGPLVGGLIVTHASWPWIFYVNVPLGALALVAALWLVPKGREASVRKFDGKGFVLLASACVALLGGLEWLGNQTSETLLPGFALAAAGAALAVWAVQHCRRHAEPLLPLHTLSIATFRVSILGGSLFRLAISALPFLLPLLFQVGFGLSPVDAGLLVLAVFAGNLAMKPFTTAIMQRFGFRQVLLVNGVIGVSLVAACALFTAQTPLTLIAAVLFVGGLSRSMQFTCYNSIGFADVPKARMSEASALFSMAFQLAMGLGVSIAALLLRASMAAQGHEAHASAGDFRVAFAGVALLGVLGLIDVYRLPAGAGESVLNRTGAA from the coding sequence ATGCGTTTGATCGCTCTGGTGGTCGCCGTGACTTTTTTCATGGAGAACCTCGACGCCACGGTGATCGCCACCGCTCTGCCGACCATGGCAGCCGCCTTTGGGGTAACACCGGTGGACATGAACATCGGCATCACGGCCTACATTCTGGCCGTGGCGATTTTCATCCCGGCGTCCAGCTGGATTGCTGACCGCTTTGGCGCACGCCAGGTGTTCGCTGGCGCGATCATCGTGTTTACCCTGGCGTCGCTGCTCTGCGGGTTTAGCCAGAGCCTTGAGATGTTCGTGATCGCGCGGGTGCTGCAAGGCATCGGCGGGGCGCTGATGGTGCCCGTGGGGCGCCTGGCGGTGCTGCGTAATACCGACAAGAAAGACCTGGTGAACATGATTGCGGTGATCACCTGGCCCGGCTTGGTGGCACCGATTCTTGGGCCATTGGTGGGTGGCTTGATCGTGACCCATGCATCGTGGCCGTGGATTTTCTACGTGAACGTGCCGCTGGGCGCGCTGGCCCTGGTTGCCGCGCTGTGGCTTGTGCCCAAGGGCCGTGAGGCGAGCGTGCGCAAATTCGATGGCAAAGGCTTTGTGCTGTTGGCGAGCGCCTGCGTGGCACTGCTGGGCGGGCTGGAGTGGCTGGGCAACCAGACCAGTGAAACACTGCTGCCCGGTTTCGCGCTCGCGGCGGCAGGTGCAGCGCTTGCGGTATGGGCCGTGCAGCATTGCCGTCGGCATGCCGAACCGTTATTGCCGCTGCACACGCTGTCGATCGCGACATTCCGGGTCAGCATTTTGGGTGGTTCACTATTCCGCCTGGCCATCAGCGCCTTGCCGTTTTTGCTGCCGCTGTTGTTTCAGGTGGGCTTTGGTTTGTCGCCAGTGGATGCGGGGTTGTTGGTGCTGGCGGTATTTGCTGGCAACCTGGCCATGAAACCCTTCACGACAGCCATCATGCAGCGCTTTGGGTTTCGCCAGGTATTGCTCGTCAACGGCGTGATCGGCGTCAGCCTCGTTGCCGCCTGCGCCTTGTTTACCGCGCAAACGCCGCTGACGCTGATTGCGGCAGTGCTGTTTGTGGGCGGGCTATCGCGGTCGATGCAGTTCACCTGCTACAACTCGATTGGCTTCGCCGATGTGCCCAAGGCACGCATGAGTGAAGCATCCGCCCTATTCAGCATGGCGTTTCAACTGGCGATGGGCTTGGGCGTGTCGATTGCAGCACTGCTGCTGCGCGCGTCCATGGCTGCGCAAGGGCATGAGGCACACGCCAGCGCCGGGGATTTTCGGGTGGCGTTCGCAGGCGTGGCATTGCTTGGCGTGCTGGGGCTGATCGATGTGTATCGGTTGCCGGCGGGGGCCGGGGAAAGCGTGCTCAATCGCACCGGAGCGGCTTGA
- a CDS encoding GNAT family N-acetyltransferase, translated as MSTRIEMMVNPGDEERSAILRPLRAHNRAQAGDPKPESLALLVRDEHTNEIIGGLYGEIFYRWLFIELLAIPEQSRGQGTGSRLMEMAENTALERGCVGIWLDTFDFQAPAFYERHGFTEFGHLDNFPPQHRRLFFQKRLVTASD; from the coding sequence TTGAGTACTCGTATCGAAATGATGGTCAACCCTGGAGATGAGGAGCGCTCAGCTATCCTCAGGCCGTTACGGGCTCACAATCGCGCACAAGCAGGCGATCCAAAACCGGAATCTCTAGCGCTGCTAGTCCGCGATGAGCACACCAACGAAATAATTGGGGGGCTTTATGGTGAGATATTTTATCGCTGGCTCTTCATTGAGCTGCTAGCCATCCCCGAGCAGTCTAGAGGTCAAGGTACGGGTTCACGCCTGATGGAAATGGCGGAAAATACTGCACTTGAAAGAGGCTGCGTCGGAATCTGGCTCGATACCTTTGATTTCCAGGCGCCTGCCTTCTATGAAAGACATGGGTTCACTGAGTTCGGCCATCTCGATAATTTCCCCCCTCAACATAGGCGCCTTTTTTTCCAGAAACGATTGGTGACAGCCTCTGACTGA
- a CDS encoding fasciclin domain-containing protein: MHAFYKKFAAAACFAILSVTATLSFAADAVMVGGAAMYPSKTIVENAVNSKDHTTLVAAVKAAGLVDTLNSKGPFTVFAPTNEAFAKLPAGTVDTLVKPEHKADLTKILTYHVVPGTHTSAQLMADAKKNGGTVVLKTVQGESLNIKLHDGKLWVVDAKGGKAGISIADVMQSNGVIHVVDSVLMP, encoded by the coding sequence ATGCACGCTTTTTACAAAAAATTTGCTGCTGCAGCCTGCTTCGCGATCCTCTCCGTCACTGCCACGCTCAGCTTTGCCGCCGATGCAGTGATGGTCGGAGGGGCAGCGATGTACCCAAGCAAAACCATTGTCGAGAACGCGGTCAATTCGAAGGACCACACGACGCTGGTAGCTGCAGTCAAGGCTGCCGGATTGGTCGATACGCTTAACAGCAAAGGCCCTTTCACTGTATTCGCCCCAACGAACGAAGCCTTTGCCAAGCTGCCAGCAGGGACCGTCGATACACTGGTCAAGCCTGAACACAAAGCCGATCTGACTAAAATTCTGACCTACCACGTCGTGCCTGGCACTCACACATCGGCGCAACTGATGGCAGATGCCAAAAAGAACGGCGGCACCGTGGTGTTGAAAACAGTTCAAGGTGAATCGCTAAATATCAAGCTGCATGACGGCAAGCTGTGGGTGGTAGATGCCAAAGGCGGTAAGGCTGGCATCAGCATCGCAGACGTGATGCAGTCCAACGGCGTGATCCACGTTGTAGATTCGGTCTTAATGCCTTAA